A single region of the Microlunatus panaciterrae genome encodes:
- a CDS encoding nucleotide sugar dehydrogenase — protein MAVHEAAGASTPGQANLRDHSVILGLGYVGLPLAQQAVRSGVKVVGLDLSERVVNGLNAGRSHVDDLSSADIDEMREKGFSATTDPSVIVDADTVVICVPTPLSDDGGPDLSAVQSAAETVGDHLRSGTLVVLESTTYPGTTDEFMRPILESRSGLVAGRDFSLAFSPERIDPGRQDFGVKNTPKVVGGFSPECTRQATKFYSRFIDTVVEARGTREAEMAKLLENTYRHVNIAMVNEMAQFCHELDIDLWNVIELAKTKPFGFQAFYPGPGVGGHCIPIDPNYLSHRVKQRLGYPFRFVELAQEINASMPNYVAQRAQNLLNADKLAINGATVLLLGVTYKANIGDQRQSPAVPLAKRLQHLGAQVVFHDPHVEQWNVTGVTKADPDPIAAAAAADLVILVQNHREYDVDALEAASTRFLDTRGVPGSSSRL, from the coding sequence ATGGCAGTACACGAGGCCGCGGGTGCGAGCACACCCGGTCAGGCAAATCTGAGGGACCACAGCGTCATCCTGGGGCTGGGCTACGTCGGGCTACCGCTCGCCCAACAGGCGGTGCGGAGTGGGGTGAAGGTCGTCGGCCTGGACCTGTCCGAGCGCGTCGTCAACGGACTCAACGCGGGTCGCTCGCACGTCGACGACCTGAGCAGCGCAGACATCGACGAGATGCGCGAGAAGGGCTTCTCGGCCACCACCGACCCGAGCGTCATTGTCGACGCCGACACCGTGGTGATCTGCGTGCCGACGCCGCTGTCCGACGACGGCGGCCCTGACCTGTCGGCCGTCCAGTCGGCGGCCGAGACGGTCGGTGACCATCTGCGCAGCGGCACACTCGTCGTGCTGGAGTCGACCACCTACCCGGGCACGACCGACGAGTTCATGCGACCCATCCTGGAGTCCCGCTCGGGTCTGGTGGCGGGCCGTGACTTCTCACTCGCCTTCAGCCCGGAGCGGATCGATCCGGGTCGGCAGGACTTCGGGGTCAAGAACACGCCCAAGGTGGTCGGTGGCTTCAGCCCTGAGTGCACGCGGCAGGCGACCAAGTTCTACTCGCGCTTCATCGACACCGTTGTCGAGGCCCGTGGCACCCGCGAAGCGGAGATGGCCAAGCTGCTCGAGAACACCTACCGGCACGTCAACATCGCCATGGTCAACGAGATGGCCCAGTTCTGCCACGAGCTCGACATCGATCTCTGGAACGTGATCGAGCTGGCCAAGACCAAGCCGTTCGGGTTCCAGGCGTTCTATCCGGGGCCGGGTGTCGGCGGGCACTGCATTCCGATCGACCCGAACTACCTGTCGCACCGGGTCAAGCAACGGCTGGGCTATCCGTTCCGGTTCGTCGAGCTGGCGCAGGAGATCAACGCCTCGATGCCGAACTACGTCGCTCAGCGGGCGCAGAACCTGCTGAACGCGGACAAGCTGGCTATCAACGGCGCGACCGTGCTGCTGCTGGGCGTGACCTACAAGGCGAACATCGGTGACCAGCGGCAGTCTCCGGCGGTCCCACTGGCCAAGCGGCTGCAGCACCTCGGAGCCCAGGTCGTGTTCCACGACCCGCACGTCGAGCAGTGGAATGTCACCGGGGTCACCAAGGCCGACCCGGACCCGATCGCGGCCGCAGCAGCCGCCGATCTCGTCATCCTGGTCCAGAACCACCGTGAGTATGACGTGGATGCCCTGGAGGCGGCATCGACCCGCTTCCTCGACACCCGAGGGGTACCGGGCAGTTCCAGCCGGCTCTGA
- a CDS encoding glycosyltransferase family 4 protein, whose product MTGKPSTTVLIANPAADVYGSDLQMLASVSALRAEGWRVVVAVPADGQLVPRLRDLGAEIEFVDFPVLRRASANPTGLAKLAAAVTRALPRMRRLIKRVDPALVYVNTTTLPWWLLASRSMRVPAICHVHEAEDKDSRMVRKVITWPLRLASAVVANGRSAFDTMVAVEPRLSGKAQIVYNGVPAASHEPEEPARRDPARIVVVGRLSPRKGVHVALEAVSTLRAQGRDVEIELCGSAFEGYEWYVDQLRARARDPHLAGAVTFSGYCSPIWPALARADLVVAPSFGESLGNAVVEAQYALRPVVATSVQGHLETVTHEQTGLLVPVDDVDALAAAIARLLDDKELAGRLAAEALRQARRRFSTERYDQEITGLVRRVADSRRALAH is encoded by the coding sequence ATGACCGGGAAACCAAGCACGACTGTGCTGATCGCCAACCCTGCCGCCGATGTCTACGGCTCTGACCTGCAGATGCTGGCCAGCGTGTCCGCGCTGCGTGCCGAAGGCTGGCGAGTGGTGGTGGCAGTTCCCGCTGACGGCCAGCTCGTACCGCGCCTGCGCGACCTGGGTGCCGAGATCGAGTTCGTGGACTTTCCCGTGCTGCGTCGCGCCTCTGCCAACCCCACCGGACTGGCCAAGTTGGCAGCCGCGGTGACGAGGGCACTGCCCCGCATGCGTCGGCTGATCAAGCGGGTCGACCCGGCGCTGGTCTACGTCAACACCACCACCCTTCCCTGGTGGTTGCTGGCTTCCCGCTCGATGCGGGTGCCGGCCATCTGCCATGTGCACGAGGCCGAAGACAAGGACAGCCGCATGGTCCGAAAGGTCATCACCTGGCCGCTGCGGCTGGCGTCGGCCGTCGTCGCCAATGGACGTTCGGCCTTCGACACGATGGTGGCTGTCGAGCCCCGGCTGAGCGGGAAGGCCCAGATCGTCTACAACGGTGTCCCGGCGGCGTCGCACGAGCCGGAGGAGCCGGCTCGAAGGGACCCGGCCCGGATCGTCGTCGTTGGCCGGCTGTCCCCTCGCAAGGGCGTTCATGTCGCCCTGGAGGCCGTCTCCACCTTGCGTGCCCAGGGCAGGGACGTGGAGATCGAGCTCTGCGGGTCCGCTTTCGAGGGCTACGAGTGGTACGTCGACCAGTTGCGCGCCCGGGCGCGCGACCCGCATCTCGCCGGAGCCGTCACGTTCTCGGGCTACTGTTCGCCGATCTGGCCGGCGCTGGCCCGTGCCGACCTGGTGGTCGCACCGTCCTTCGGTGAGTCCCTGGGGAACGCGGTGGTGGAGGCGCAGTATGCCCTGCGCCCCGTGGTGGCGACGTCGGTCCAGGGGCATCTCGAGACCGTGACCCACGAGCAGACGGGTCTGCTGGTCCCGGTCGATGACGTGGACGCCCTGGCAGCAGCCATAGCCAGACTGTTGGACGACAAGGAGCTGGCGGGCAGGCTGGCCGCCGAGGCACTCAGGCAGGCGCGTCGCCGGTTCTCCACCGAGCGTTACGACCAGGAGATCACCGGGCTGGTACGCCGGGTGGCCGACAGCCGGAGGGCGCTGGCGCACTGA
- a CDS encoding DUF1972 domain-containing protein gives MRIALIGTRGVPAHYGGFETAVEEVGRRLADRGHEVVVFCRPTGDGDRADEYLGMRLVHLPALHRRSLETLSHTALSVVNRAMRGVDAAVLFNAANSPLLPVIRARRIPVATHVDGLEWKRAKWGPVGQRYYRAAESLAVRWSDALIADAQGIADYYREEFSAPTSLIAYGAPILTDGESDRLEELELAPGKYHLMVARFEPENHVHEIVAGYCRSSATLPLVVVGSAPYSNEYTAKIHGAADGRVRFLGGVWDQAQLDQLYGNALTYLHGHSVGGTNPSLLRAAGAATFTIAFDVDFNREVLGQPAAYFNSEDDIAEALVAAEEDPAGTQQRGKALQEAVRRYDWDDVAGRYEELCRLLAAGEFSRRRPSGRRSHTARGHAAQGELRPRRRSDAR, from the coding sequence ATGCGCATCGCGCTCATCGGTACGCGAGGCGTGCCCGCCCACTATGGCGGCTTCGAGACGGCTGTCGAGGAGGTTGGACGGCGTCTGGCCGATCGTGGACACGAGGTGGTCGTCTTCTGCCGACCGACCGGTGACGGCGACCGGGCGGATGAATATCTGGGCATGCGCCTGGTGCACCTGCCCGCCCTGCACCGCCGTTCGCTCGAGACGCTCAGCCACACCGCCCTGTCGGTGGTGAACCGCGCGATGCGCGGGGTGGACGCTGCCGTGCTCTTCAACGCCGCCAACTCCCCCCTGCTCCCGGTCATCCGGGCCCGCCGGATCCCGGTCGCCACCCACGTCGACGGGCTGGAGTGGAAGCGCGCCAAGTGGGGGCCGGTCGGCCAGCGCTACTACCGGGCGGCCGAGTCGCTGGCGGTCCGTTGGTCCGATGCGCTGATCGCGGATGCGCAGGGCATCGCCGACTATTACCGCGAGGAGTTCTCCGCGCCCACCAGTCTGATCGCCTACGGCGCCCCGATCCTGACCGACGGCGAGAGCGACCGGTTGGAGGAACTGGAGCTCGCCCCGGGCAAGTACCACCTGATGGTGGCCCGGTTCGAGCCGGAGAACCATGTCCACGAGATCGTTGCCGGCTACTGCCGCAGCTCGGCGACGCTGCCCCTGGTCGTCGTCGGTTCAGCGCCCTACTCCAACGAGTACACCGCCAAGATCCACGGTGCCGCCGACGGCCGGGTGCGGTTTCTCGGCGGGGTCTGGGACCAGGCCCAGCTCGACCAGCTGTACGGCAATGCGCTCACCTACCTGCACGGTCACTCGGTGGGCGGCACCAACCCGTCGCTGCTGCGGGCGGCCGGCGCCGCCACCTTCACCATCGCCTTCGACGTGGACTTCAACCGCGAGGTGCTTGGTCAACCGGCGGCCTACTTCAACTCCGAGGACGACATCGCCGAGGCGCTGGTGGCAGCGGAGGAGGACCCCGCCGGCACGCAGCAGCGAGGCAAGGCCCTTCAGGAGGCGGTCAGGCGCTACGACTGGGACGACGTCGCCGGCCGGTACGAGGAGCTCTGTCGGCTGCTGGCCGCCGGCGAGTTCTCCCGCCGCCGTCCGAGCGGCCGACGCTCACACACTGCCCGCGGGCATGCTGCCCAGGGGGAGCTCCGGCCACGTCGCCGGTCGGACGCCCGCTGA
- a CDS encoding adenylyltransferase/cytidyltransferase family protein: MDSTTPVTGYVPGAWDMFHIGHLNILLRARDLCDHLVVGVVTDEVLHAAKGKWPVVPLAERIEVVEALDIVDKVVTDYSSDKLDAWRRYGFDVLFKGDDWRGTAKGEKLERDMTEVGVRVCYFPYTVHTSSTVLRSLIADRS; this comes from the coding sequence ATGGACTCGACAACACCGGTCACCGGCTACGTCCCGGGTGCGTGGGACATGTTCCACATCGGGCACCTCAACATCCTGCTGCGCGCCCGTGACCTCTGCGACCACCTGGTGGTGGGAGTCGTCACCGACGAGGTGTTGCACGCGGCCAAGGGCAAGTGGCCGGTGGTGCCGCTGGCCGAACGGATCGAGGTGGTGGAGGCGCTCGACATCGTCGACAAGGTCGTCACCGACTACTCCAGCGACAAGCTGGACGCCTGGCGCCGCTACGGGTTCGACGTGCTCTTCAAGGGAGATGACTGGCGTGGCACGGCGAAAGGGGAGAAGCTCGAGCGGGACATGACTGAGGTTGGAGTACGGGTGTGCTACTTCCCCTACACGGTCCATACCTCCAGTACGGTGCTGCGCAGCCTGATCGCGGATCGCAGTTGA
- a CDS encoding CDP-alcohol phosphatidyltransferase family protein produces MMTAEAAEATGFVAALDQLRSAQKGSKGAPPYSLYVNRPLGRYLAAAAYQLGMTPNQVTAVSALFTFSAIAELAIFKPTLWTGLLVCLGLVLGYALDSADGQLARLRGGGSTVGEWLDHIIDSAKVSVLHLAVLITAFRHFDLPGEAWLLVPIGFTLVSAVHFFGMILSEQLARVHRAKLGLPAPAKVATTPLRSLLKLPTDYGVLCALFLLLAVPTLFLWVYTALAVASAGYLLLVLVKWYRDMVALDGPRRAA; encoded by the coding sequence ATGATGACCGCCGAAGCAGCAGAAGCGACCGGCTTCGTCGCCGCGCTCGACCAGCTGCGCAGTGCGCAGAAGGGGTCGAAGGGCGCGCCGCCCTACTCGCTCTACGTCAACCGGCCGCTGGGACGCTATCTCGCGGCCGCGGCCTACCAGCTCGGCATGACGCCGAACCAGGTCACCGCGGTCAGCGCCCTGTTCACGTTCAGCGCCATCGCGGAGCTCGCAATCTTCAAGCCGACGTTGTGGACCGGGCTGCTCGTCTGCCTGGGTCTGGTACTCGGCTATGCCCTCGATTCTGCGGATGGGCAGCTGGCCCGGCTGCGCGGCGGGGGCAGCACGGTGGGTGAGTGGCTGGACCACATCATCGACTCGGCGAAGGTCTCCGTGCTGCACCTGGCCGTGCTGATCACCGCCTTCCGGCACTTCGACCTCCCGGGTGAGGCCTGGCTGCTGGTCCCGATCGGGTTCACGCTCGTCTCCGCGGTGCACTTCTTCGGCATGATCCTGAGCGAGCAGCTGGCTCGGGTGCACCGCGCCAAGCTGGGACTTCCGGCCCCGGCGAAGGTGGCCACGACACCGCTGCGGTCGCTGTTGAAGCTGCCGACCGACTACGGCGTGCTGTGTGCGCTCTTCCTGCTGTTGGCGGTGCCGACTCTCTTCCTCTGGGTCTACACCGCGCTGGCGGTCGCTTCGGCCGGGTACCTCCTGCTCGTACTGGTCAAGTGGTACCGCGACATGGTCGCGCTGGACGGACCGAGGAGGGCCGCCTGA
- a CDS encoding IS30 family transposase, whose translation MAGVGRPRIAVEVQRRFWRLVRGGVAVEVAAGSVGVSRGTAGRWFRHAGGVIPSVVGEPSGLRLSFAEREEIACRRAAGGGVRQIAREIGRDPATVSRELRRGAGWSRSGYRASVAQGQADRRAARPKVAKLAAGARLRDEVQSRLMAKHSPAQIAARLREDFPDDAEMRVSHETIYQSLYVQGRGALRRELTGCLRTGRALRRPRRDPLVRRGRIANMVNISERPAEVADRAVPGHWEGDLIIGENSASAIGTLVERMTGFVLLLHLPGRHGAVEVEQQMIATIGQLPKLLAKTVTWDQGIEMANHANITLATDIAIYFCDPASPWQRGSNENTNGLLRQYFPKGTDLSGYHPDYLDYVANQLNDRPRKRLDWKTPKEALNELLSQPIDPHGVALTS comes from the coding sequence ATGGCTGGTGTTGGGCGTCCGAGGATTGCGGTGGAGGTGCAGCGTCGGTTCTGGCGTCTGGTGCGTGGGGGTGTGGCGGTGGAGGTGGCGGCGGGGAGTGTGGGGGTGTCGAGGGGCACTGCCGGTCGGTGGTTTCGTCATGCTGGCGGGGTGATTCCTTCGGTCGTCGGGGAGCCTTCGGGGCTGCGGTTGTCGTTTGCTGAGCGTGAGGAGATCGCGTGTCGTCGGGCGGCTGGTGGTGGGGTGCGTCAGATCGCTCGGGAGATCGGGCGCGATCCGGCCACGGTCAGTCGGGAGCTGCGCCGTGGTGCGGGCTGGTCGCGTAGTGGTTATCGTGCCTCGGTGGCTCAGGGTCAGGCGGATCGGCGGGCGGCTCGGCCGAAGGTGGCGAAGCTGGCAGCCGGGGCGCGGCTTCGAGATGAGGTGCAATCTAGGCTGATGGCCAAGCACAGCCCGGCCCAGATCGCGGCCCGGCTGCGGGAGGACTTTCCCGACGATGCGGAGATGCGGGTGTCGCACGAGACGATCTACCAGTCGCTGTATGTCCAGGGCCGTGGGGCGCTGAGGCGAGAGCTCACCGGGTGTCTGCGGACCGGGCGGGCGCTGCGGAGGCCGCGCCGTGACCCGTTGGTGCGGCGTGGCCGGATCGCGAACATGGTCAACATCAGCGAGCGGCCCGCCGAGGTCGCCGACCGGGCCGTGCCGGGCCACTGGGAGGGTGATCTGATCATCGGGGAGAACTCCGCCTCGGCGATCGGCACCCTGGTCGAGCGGATGACCGGCTTCGTGTTGTTGCTGCACCTGCCCGGCCGGCACGGCGCGGTGGAGGTGGAGCAGCAGATGATCGCCACGATCGGGCAGCTGCCGAAGCTGCTCGCCAAGACCGTCACCTGGGACCAGGGAATCGAGATGGCCAACCACGCCAACATCACCCTCGCCACCGACATCGCCATCTACTTCTGCGACCCGGCCTCACCCTGGCAACGCGGCAGCAACGAGAACACCAACGGGCTGCTGCGCCAGTACTTCCCCAAAGGCACCGACCTGTCGGGCTACCACCCCGACTACCTCGACTACGTCGCCAACCAGCTCAACGACCGCCCCCGCAAACGACTCGACTGGAAAACCCCCAAAGAAGCCCTCAACGAACTACTCTCACAACCGATCGATCCACACGGTGTTGCGTTGACCAGTTGA
- a CDS encoding nucleoside/nucleotide kinase family protein translates to MEQISWPGRGFDTLVGRATALLQRPGRAVLGIAGAPGSGKSTLADELTAAIDDDFPGQVVQVGMDAFHLAQRVLNRHGLAHVKGAPETFDCYGYIDLLERIREHTDHPVYAPEFRREIEESIAHAVEIAPAVRLVVTEGNYLLLNAEPWDGVRSRLDEVWFVHLQDSIRRSRLQARHTHYGLGTDAAETKTLGSDEANARLVNSSRGNPDVWVEVNADAPVDL, encoded by the coding sequence ATGGAGCAGATCTCGTGGCCAGGCCGGGGGTTCGACACGCTCGTGGGGCGCGCCACCGCGCTGCTGCAGCGCCCCGGCCGCGCCGTACTGGGCATCGCCGGCGCCCCGGGGAGCGGGAAGTCCACGCTCGCCGACGAGCTGACGGCCGCCATCGATGACGACTTCCCCGGCCAGGTGGTGCAGGTGGGCATGGATGCGTTCCACCTGGCGCAACGGGTGCTGAACCGACACGGACTGGCCCACGTGAAGGGTGCACCCGAGACGTTCGACTGCTACGGCTACATCGACCTGCTGGAGCGGATCCGAGAGCACACCGACCATCCCGTCTATGCGCCGGAGTTTCGTCGGGAGATTGAGGAGTCGATCGCCCACGCGGTGGAGATCGCCCCCGCGGTGCGGCTGGTGGTGACCGAGGGCAACTACCTGCTGCTCAACGCCGAACCCTGGGACGGGGTGCGGTCCCGACTCGACGAGGTCTGGTTCGTGCACCTGCAGGACTCGATCCGGCGGAGCCGCCTGCAGGCTCGGCACACGCACTACGGCCTCGGAACCGATGCGGCCGAGACCAAGACCCTGGGCAGCGACGAGGCCAACGCGCGGCTGGTCAACTCGTCCCGCGGCAACCCGGATGTCTGGGTCGAGGTCAACGCCGATGCCCCGGTCGACCTCTGA
- a CDS encoding histidine phosphatase family protein, with amino-acid sequence MSDLQCPAKIIFGCPGEVLGPGGGERGLSERGRVQSRQLAESLRPTSVAGLWAGPDSPAAETASIVSEVLQLPVHADDRLRERDDHRDVPYGDPVPVAALVEEIADQYRGETVVLITHRGVITRALTGRCRNISPDLVQRHPLADGATVMIEVDSSGWSCLVWNGLEPAR; translated from the coding sequence ATGAGCGACCTGCAATGTCCTGCCAAGATCATCTTCGGCTGTCCCGGCGAAGTCCTCGGACCAGGCGGAGGGGAACGCGGGTTGTCGGAGCGTGGACGTGTCCAGTCTCGGCAGCTGGCGGAGTCGCTGCGTCCGACCTCGGTGGCCGGCTTATGGGCCGGCCCCGATTCGCCGGCCGCGGAGACGGCGTCCATCGTGTCGGAGGTCCTGCAGTTGCCGGTGCACGCTGACGACCGGCTCCGGGAGCGCGACGACCACCGCGACGTGCCGTACGGCGACCCTGTGCCAGTGGCGGCGCTCGTCGAGGAGATCGCCGACCAGTACCGTGGTGAGACGGTGGTGTTGATCACTCACCGAGGCGTGATCACCCGCGCCCTCACCGGCCGGTGCCGCAACATCTCGCCGGATCTGGTGCAGCGACATCCGTTGGCAGATGGAGCGACGGTCATGATCGAGGTGGACTCGTCCGGCTGGTCCTGCCTTGTCTGGAACGGCCTTGAGCCAGCACGCTGA
- a CDS encoding N-acetyltransferase, protein MEDPVISTFAERPEYIERVAQMADAWPGFMRHGIVSNALLWQVVPSFPELCVVATVDDVPIARARAVPFALRAAGRGELPDDGWDRVLSWALADKITSIRPDTVSALEIAVDPAHLGQGLSMAMLAELRTAAARAGFNELVAPVRPTHKHRQPTMPMDVYAAQLRGDGLPLDPWLRVHVRAGGRIERVAHTSMVIAGSLAAWRGWTRLPFDRSGEVVVPQALVPVRCEAEHNYAVYVEPNVWVRHTLING, encoded by the coding sequence GTGGAAGACCCTGTGATCTCGACGTTCGCCGAGCGGCCCGAGTACATCGAGCGGGTCGCCCAGATGGCCGACGCCTGGCCGGGGTTCATGCGGCACGGCATCGTGTCCAACGCCCTCTTGTGGCAGGTGGTGCCGTCGTTCCCGGAGCTGTGTGTGGTGGCCACCGTCGACGACGTCCCGATCGCCCGGGCGCGGGCCGTGCCGTTCGCGCTGCGGGCCGCGGGCCGGGGCGAGCTGCCGGACGACGGCTGGGACCGGGTACTGAGCTGGGCGTTGGCCGACAAGATCACCTCGATCCGGCCGGACACCGTGAGTGCTCTCGAGATCGCGGTCGACCCGGCGCATCTGGGTCAGGGTCTGTCGATGGCGATGCTGGCGGAACTGCGTACGGCCGCCGCCCGAGCCGGCTTCAACGAGCTGGTCGCGCCGGTCCGGCCGACACACAAGCACCGCCAGCCCACGATGCCGATGGACGTCTACGCCGCACAGCTGCGTGGTGACGGGCTCCCGCTCGATCCGTGGCTGCGGGTGCACGTCAGGGCCGGCGGTCGGATCGAGCGGGTGGCCCATACATCGATGGTGATCGCCGGTTCACTTGCCGCCTGGCGTGGCTGGACCCGGCTCCCGTTTGACCGCTCCGGTGAGGTGGTGGTGCCGCAGGCGTTGGTGCCGGTGCGGTGCGAGGCGGAGCACAACTATGCCGTCTACGTCGAGCCCAATGTCTGGGTCAGGCACACCCTGATCAACGGTTGA
- a CDS encoding protein-tyrosine-phosphatase: MSTGTDLEPEFSVLTVCTGNICRSPAVERLLAASLGPTVSVGSAGTQAMVGQPVSPPMVPLVEAEGASTAGFAARQLTEQLIRPAGLVLAMTRAHRGAVVEIWPGAVRRTFTLREFARLLEGVDPAALPTGSVAERLRAAIPLAAGQRGRVKVAPADDDVIDPYRRGDETYAQSFAQLLPAVQTIARIIAG, encoded by the coding sequence TTGTCCACTGGAACTGACCTGGAGCCCGAATTCTCTGTCCTGACCGTCTGCACCGGCAACATCTGCCGGTCTCCCGCGGTGGAACGTCTCCTCGCGGCGTCGCTCGGACCCACGGTGTCGGTCGGCTCCGCAGGTACCCAGGCGATGGTCGGTCAGCCCGTCTCGCCTCCGATGGTGCCGTTGGTCGAGGCCGAGGGCGCCTCGACGGCCGGGTTCGCCGCACGCCAGCTGACCGAGCAGCTGATCCGCCCGGCAGGGCTGGTGCTGGCGATGACCCGGGCCCATCGTGGAGCCGTGGTGGAGATCTGGCCGGGCGCCGTCCGGCGCACCTTCACCCTGCGCGAGTTCGCCCGCCTGCTCGAGGGCGTCGATCCGGCCGCGTTGCCCACCGGAAGCGTCGCCGAGCGGCTGCGGGCCGCCATCCCGCTCGCCGCGGGCCAGCGTGGCCGCGTCAAGGTCGCGCCCGCCGATGACGACGTGATCGACCCCTACCGTCGGGGCGACGAGACGTACGCCCAGTCATTCGCCCAGCTGCTGCCCGCGGTGCAGACCATCGCCCGCATCATCGCTGGCTGA
- a CDS encoding polysaccharide biosynthesis tyrosine autokinase: MELRDYLTILRRRWITVVVVTLATVAAAAALTLTMTPQYTATTRLFFGVQGGESVTDMAQGSTYTEKQMSSYAEVATSPLVLDRVIKDLNLDTTSGGLAGHVSATAPTGTVILEISATETDPKLAARIANSVSEQLTAVAGDLSPERPDGSEAVRATILAKAQVPGAPSAPSVKRNLALGLLLGLLLGMGVALLRHLLDTKVRSEQDVQALTDSAVLGIVPFDISTPNHPVAMHDDPLGARSEAMRRLRTNLQFVDVAEHAKSIVVTSSIPGEGKSTTTINLAVSLADAGQRVLLVDADLRRPSVAEYLGLEGRAGLTTVLIGRADLDDVVQPWQQSSLDILPAGQIPPNPSELLGSKAMQHLMEQLSQRYDMVLLDSPPLLPVTDAAILSKFAGGTLVVVGADRIHRPQLREALESLTTVDANVVGIVLNKIARRDTSAYVYDSSYAPEDEVTFHPAAAPPQRAQAAEPDALTAAWERQDQHI; this comes from the coding sequence ATGGAACTGCGCGACTATCTGACGATTCTCCGTCGGCGCTGGATCACGGTCGTCGTGGTCACCTTGGCCACTGTTGCGGCGGCAGCCGCACTCACGCTGACGATGACCCCGCAGTACACGGCGACCACCCGCCTGTTCTTCGGCGTCCAGGGTGGAGAGTCGGTGACCGATATGGCGCAGGGCTCGACGTACACCGAGAAGCAGATGAGCTCCTATGCCGAGGTGGCGACCTCGCCCCTCGTCCTGGACCGGGTCATCAAGGACCTGAACCTCGACACGACCTCGGGCGGACTGGCGGGCCACGTGAGCGCGACCGCGCCGACGGGCACCGTGATCCTGGAGATCTCCGCCACCGAGACCGACCCCAAGCTTGCCGCTCGGATCGCCAACTCCGTCTCCGAGCAGCTGACCGCCGTCGCTGGTGACCTGTCGCCGGAGCGTCCCGACGGCTCCGAGGCTGTCCGGGCCACCATCCTGGCCAAGGCGCAGGTCCCTGGCGCTCCGTCCGCTCCCAGCGTGAAGCGCAACCTGGCGCTGGGGCTGCTGCTCGGGCTGCTGCTCGGCATGGGCGTCGCCCTGCTGCGCCACCTGCTGGACACCAAGGTACGCAGCGAGCAGGACGTGCAGGCGCTCACCGACAGCGCAGTGCTCGGCATCGTGCCGTTCGACATCAGCACCCCGAACCACCCGGTGGCGATGCATGACGACCCGCTGGGCGCCCGCTCGGAGGCGATGCGACGGCTGCGCACCAACCTGCAGTTCGTAGATGTCGCCGAGCACGCCAAGTCGATCGTCGTCACCTCCTCCATCCCGGGCGAGGGCAAGTCGACCACCACCATCAACCTGGCGGTGTCGCTTGCGGATGCCGGTCAGCGCGTGCTGCTGGTCGACGCCGACTTGCGCCGTCCGTCGGTGGCGGAGTATCTCGGGCTGGAGGGTCGCGCCGGCCTCACCACCGTCCTGATCGGCCGGGCCGACCTGGACGACGTGGTGCAGCCGTGGCAGCAGAGCTCGCTGGACATCCTGCCGGCCGGGCAGATTCCGCCGAACCCGAGCGAGCTGCTCGGCTCGAAGGCGATGCAGCACCTGATGGAGCAGCTCAGCCAGCGCTACGACATGGTGCTGCTGGACAGCCCGCCGCTGCTCCCGGTCACCGACGCCGCCATCCTGAGCAAGTTCGCCGGCGGGACTCTGGTCGTCGTCGGTGCAGACCGCATTCACCGGCCGCAGCTGCGCGAGGCCCTGGAGTCCCTGACCACCGTGGACGCCAATGTGGTGGGCATCGTGCTGAACAAGATCGCCCGTCGCGACACCAGCGCCTACGTCTACGACTCGAGCTATGCCCCCGAGGACGAGGTGACCTTCCACCCGGCCGCCGCCCCGCCCCAGCGGGCCCAGGCCGCCGAGCCCGACGCCCTCACCGCCGCCTGGGAGCGCCAGGACCAGCACATCTGA
- a CDS encoding sugar transferase produces the protein MTVDPKRVFDVAVSGVGLVLASPVLAGVAVAVRLDSRGPAFFRQERVGRNGELFRIHKFRSLRTDMPGALISPTHDPRITRVGAVLRRTKLDELPQLLDVLAGHMSLVGPRPEVPRYVELWPAAERELILSVRPGITDPASVALRNEAEELAGAEDPEQHYVSVLLPRKVAMYADYVRSRNFLGDLGIIASTLRTVLRD, from the coding sequence ATGACGGTCGATCCCAAGCGGGTCTTCGACGTCGCCGTGTCCGGGGTCGGTCTCGTGCTGGCCTCCCCGGTGCTGGCCGGAGTCGCGGTCGCGGTGCGGCTGGACAGCCGAGGCCCGGCGTTCTTCCGGCAGGAGCGGGTCGGCCGCAACGGTGAGCTCTTTCGTATCCACAAGTTTCGCAGCCTTCGCACCGATATGCCGGGGGCGCTGATCAGCCCCACGCACGACCCACGGATCACCCGGGTGGGGGCCGTTCTTCGGCGCACCAAGCTGGATGAGCTGCCCCAGCTGCTGGATGTCCTCGCCGGCCACATGAGCCTGGTTGGTCCCCGGCCGGAGGTCCCCCGCTATGTCGAGCTGTGGCCGGCGGCGGAGCGTGAGTTGATCCTGTCGGTGAGACCGGGCATCACCGACCCCGCGTCGGTCGCGCTGCGGAACGAGGCGGAGGAGTTGGCGGGCGCCGAGGACCCGGAGCAGCACTACGTGAGCGTGCTGCTGCCCCGCAAGGTCGCGATGTATGCCGACTACGTGCGCAGCCGCAACTTCCTCGGCGATCTTGGCATCATCGCCTCCACCCTGCGTACAGTGCTAAGAGACTGA